In one Desulfoferula mesophila genomic region, the following are encoded:
- a CDS encoding L-2-amino-thiazoline-4-carboxylic acid hydrolase, with the protein MTEDINQVNMLVRREIEARMAGPLIEQFCEALGTERALAEVDKVVQRLAREAGAQAAQAMGGNSMELFHKATEMWKKGGALEIELEESDSSKLVFKVTRCRYAEMYRELGYEELGQVLSCGRDAAFAQGFNPGIRMSRTQTIMSGGPFCDFKFELGR; encoded by the coding sequence ATGACCGAGGACATCAACCAGGTAAACATGCTGGTACGCCGCGAGATCGAGGCCCGCATGGCCGGGCCTTTGATCGAGCAGTTCTGCGAGGCCCTGGGCACCGAACGAGCCCTGGCCGAGGTGGACAAGGTAGTGCAGCGTCTGGCCAGGGAGGCCGGGGCCCAAGCGGCCCAAGCCATGGGCGGCAACTCCATGGAGCTGTTCCACAAGGCCACCGAGATGTGGAAAAAAGGCGGGGCCCTGGAGATCGAGCTGGAGGAAAGCGATTCCAGCAAGCTGGTTTTCAAGGTGACCCGCTGCCGATACGCCGAGATGTATCGTGAATTGGGCTATGAGGAACTGGGACAGGTGCTTTCGTGCGGCCGCGACGCGGCCTTTGCCCAGGGGTTCAACCCCGGCATCCGCATGAGCCGCACGCAAACCATCATGTCCGGGGGGCCCTTTTGCGATTTCAAATTCGAACTGGGGAGATAG
- a CDS encoding TAXI family TRAP transporter solute-binding subunit: MRKPKIKLVGIVAVALLCLALGGQAMAADSGPQKLSMATFKSGSGWYIMAQTMAKIMLGTLPQGSTVDVLPYSGGVGNPMLLHKGKANIALGFPVETGQAIKGETPYKEKAPEIRMLVGNLDTYWYLFSVRGNVPITSFEELKTKKFPLRLVLLPKGSSGEWATKTVLKAYGITYEDIESWGGKVTFVSFPTAVEMMKDGQADAFAHVSTPGHPSWTQLSTLTKIRFLPMGAKVGAQLVGKYGYRMSTLPKGAFRGVEKPVQVLGFATLLMTTDKMPNDVAYKITKAICENRAELATTYKGAAAFRPQLAPDVPLPLHPGAEKYYKEAGYLK; encoded by the coding sequence ATGCGTAAACCTAAGATCAAACTCGTCGGGATCGTCGCCGTCGCGTTATTGTGCCTGGCCCTGGGCGGACAGGCCATGGCGGCTGATTCCGGTCCCCAAAAGCTGTCCATGGCCACCTTCAAGAGCGGCAGCGGCTGGTACATCATGGCCCAGACCATGGCCAAGATCATGCTGGGCACTCTGCCCCAGGGTTCCACGGTGGACGTGCTGCCCTACAGCGGCGGCGTGGGCAACCCCATGCTGTTGCACAAGGGCAAGGCCAACATCGCCCTGGGCTTCCCGGTGGAAACCGGCCAGGCCATCAAGGGTGAAACACCCTACAAGGAAAAGGCACCCGAAATCCGCATGCTGGTGGGTAACCTGGACACCTATTGGTATCTGTTCTCCGTGCGGGGCAACGTGCCGATCACCAGCTTCGAGGAACTCAAAACCAAGAAGTTCCCCCTGCGCCTGGTGCTTTTGCCCAAGGGCAGCAGCGGCGAGTGGGCCACCAAAACGGTGCTCAAGGCCTACGGCATCACCTATGAGGACATCGAGTCTTGGGGCGGCAAGGTCACCTTCGTCTCCTTCCCCACCGCGGTGGAGATGATGAAGGACGGCCAGGCCGACGCCTTTGCCCACGTGAGCACTCCGGGCCACCCCTCCTGGACCCAGCTTTCCACCCTGACCAAGATTCGCTTCCTGCCCATGGGCGCCAAGGTGGGCGCGCAGTTGGTGGGCAAGTACGGCTACCGCATGAGCACCCTGCCCAAGGGCGCCTTCCGGGGCGTGGAAAAGCCGGTGCAGGTGCTGGGTTTCGCCACTTTGCTCATGACCACCGACAAGATGCCCAACGACGTGGCCTATAAGATCACCAAGGCCATCTGCGAAAACCGGGCCGAATTGGCGACCACCTACAAGGGCGCCGCCGCTTTCCGTCCCCAGTTGGCCCCCGATGTGCCGCTGCCTCTGCACCCCGGTGCCGAGAAGTACTACAAGGAAGCGGGATACCTCAAGTAG
- a CDS encoding TRAP transporter permease produces the protein MRLTAKTYLISLVAIAWSVVQLYNSITFDLDILQLEFMHLSFALILAFLLRPGPAWINQKNWSDYLLALASAAVGVYMMASYTRIAERIRFVSDVEMGDVLVCVVLIFLVLEAGRRVMGWGLSILGLVAIAYAFFGYLLPGALGHSSVTGDSFTEFMVLTQEGIFGIPLRVSTIYVFLFVLFGAFLKYGRLGEFYNDLAVSVAGGLKGGPGKVAVISSSLLGTISGSAVANVSTSGTFTIPMMKRAGYQPASAAAIEALASTGSQIVPPIMGAAAFIMAELTQIPYWSIAVAAIIPSILYYIVVYAVVHFEAVKHDLQTAEEDRKGFWVMALSKSYMFIPVVVIVYYLSAGYSITLAATMAILSAVVVSAIPLIVTRQWKEFGLFVKALEDGAKACVAVAIPCAIAGIIVGVLTLTSLGLKFSDLILAFAGDNVVWLLIITSLICMVLGMGMPTSAAYITVAILAIPALIKGGVPPITAHFFGFFFANLSMITPPVALAAYAGAGIAGANSSQVGLRACWMGLTIYAIPFLLATYPGLMLIGDWSEIILDLVKVAFIIVSFSAAIMGVFSARLKGYQRGLFMAAGVLLWASLSSVLLNLAGFAVLAAALFCAYKYRPDQTTAMGRA, from the coding sequence ATGCGACTCACGGCAAAAACTTACCTGATTTCCCTGGTGGCCATCGCCTGGTCCGTCGTCCAACTCTACAACTCCATCACCTTTGATCTGGACATTCTCCAGCTGGAGTTCATGCACCTGTCCTTTGCCCTGATCCTGGCCTTTTTGCTCCGGCCCGGCCCGGCCTGGATCAACCAAAAAAACTGGTCGGATTATCTGCTGGCCCTGGCCTCCGCCGCGGTGGGCGTCTACATGATGGCCAGCTACACCCGCATCGCCGAGCGCATCCGCTTCGTCTCCGACGTGGAGATGGGCGACGTGCTGGTCTGCGTGGTGCTCATTTTCCTGGTCTTGGAGGCGGGGCGCCGGGTGATGGGCTGGGGTCTGTCCATCCTGGGCCTGGTGGCCATCGCCTACGCCTTTTTCGGCTACCTGCTGCCGGGGGCGCTGGGCCACAGCTCGGTGACCGGCGACAGCTTCACCGAGTTCATGGTGCTCACCCAGGAGGGTATCTTCGGCATACCGCTCAGGGTCTCCACCATCTACGTGTTTTTGTTCGTGCTCTTCGGGGCGTTCCTCAAATACGGCCGCCTGGGCGAGTTCTACAACGACCTGGCGGTTTCCGTGGCCGGCGGCCTGAAGGGCGGGCCGGGCAAGGTGGCGGTGATCAGCTCCAGCCTTTTGGGCACCATCAGCGGCAGCGCGGTGGCCAACGTCTCCACCTCCGGCACCTTCACCATCCCCATGATGAAGCGGGCCGGCTATCAGCCCGCCTCGGCCGCGGCCATCGAGGCCCTGGCCTCCACGGGCAGCCAGATCGTGCCGCCCATCATGGGCGCGGCGGCCTTCATCATGGCCGAGCTGACCCAGATTCCCTACTGGTCCATCGCCGTGGCCGCCATCATCCCCTCCATCCTGTACTACATCGTGGTCTACGCGGTGGTGCACTTCGAGGCGGTCAAGCACGACCTGCAAACGGCGGAGGAAGACCGCAAGGGTTTTTGGGTCATGGCCCTGTCCAAGAGCTACATGTTCATCCCGGTGGTGGTGATCGTCTACTATCTTTCCGCCGGCTACTCCATCACCCTGGCGGCCACCATGGCCATCCTTAGCGCGGTGGTGGTCTCGGCCATTCCCCTGATCGTCACCCGCCAGTGGAAAGAGTTCGGCCTGTTCGTCAAGGCGCTGGAAGACGGGGCCAAGGCCTGCGTGGCCGTGGCCATACCTTGCGCCATCGCGGGCATCATCGTGGGCGTGCTCACCCTGACCTCGCTGGGGCTCAAGTTCAGCGACCTGATCCTGGCTTTCGCCGGGGACAACGTGGTGTGGCTTTTGATCATCACCTCGCTGATCTGCATGGTGCTGGGCATGGGCATGCCCACCAGCGCGGCCTACATCACCGTGGCCATCCTGGCCATTCCCGCCCTGATCAAGGGCGGGGTGCCGCCCATCACCGCCCATTTCTTCGGCTTCTTTTTCGCCAACCTGTCCATGATCACCCCCCCGGTGGCCCTGGCCGCCTATGCCGGGGCGGGCATCGCCGGGGCCAACAGCTCCCAGGTGGGCCTCAGGGCCTGCTGGATGGGCCTGACCATCTACGCCATCCCCTTCCTGCTGGCCACCTATCCCGGGCTGATGCTCATAGGCGATTGGTCCGAGATAATTTTGGACCTGGTGAAGGTGGCGTTCATCATCGTCAGTTTCTCCGCCGCGATAATGGGGGTGTTCAGCGCGCGCCTCAAGGGCTACCAGCGCGGGCTGTTCATGGCGGCGGGTGTGTTGTTGTGGGCCAGCCTGTCCTCGGTGCTGCTGAACCTGGCAGGTTTCGCGGTGCTGGCGGCGGCCCTGTTCTGCGCTTACAAATATCGCCCGGACCAGACGACGGCCATGGGCCGGGCCTGA
- a CDS encoding UbiD family decarboxylase yields the protein MAKNLRTYLEQLEKERPEVILRVQKPMKVAYEISALQRKLDALRKYPVIIVEHPILDNGEESAFPVVTNLTASRELCAEALGLDHRRIAMDYAAKVSHRIDPVKVSKDEAPVKEVIETGEDINLLKFPILTHNYMDPGPYIGTGFVCNYDPETKVDNCSLQRIWVKSPRRTGYWPAVTSHSMQNIWKWWGAGKDMPVAIWIGHHPAGISGAQSRLAYPESHYPSMGGVMGEAVKLVPSELFGEDIMVPADAEMVIEGYVPREVFEAEGPFGEYPGYIGPQRPSPVIDVKCVTYRKDAIYHGLGVGLADHLVLLGNFPLEARIYNVVKSVVPEVMNVFVPISGRRNHVYVQVKKTRPGIGKEVIMATLPCDSRLKHVFVIDEDMDLFNESDVMWSIAYRSQWDRDLVVVEGAAVFPLDPSVPSPGNIGTRGGIDATMPPPIGNGLPRFYQMVNKTPDEVAAAIQLEDFVDPGLLGNYPSSS from the coding sequence ATGGCTAAAAATTTGCGGACCTACTTGGAGCAACTGGAGAAGGAAAGGCCGGAGGTGATCCTCAGGGTGCAAAAGCCCATGAAGGTCGCCTACGAGATCTCGGCCTTGCAGCGCAAGCTGGACGCTTTGCGCAAATATCCGGTCATCATCGTGGAACACCCCATCTTGGACAACGGAGAGGAAAGCGCCTTCCCGGTGGTCACCAACCTCACCGCCAGCCGCGAGCTGTGCGCCGAGGCACTGGGCCTGGATCACCGCCGCATCGCCATGGACTACGCCGCCAAGGTGTCCCACCGCATCGACCCGGTGAAGGTGTCCAAGGACGAGGCTCCGGTCAAGGAAGTGATCGAGACCGGTGAGGACATCAACCTGCTCAAGTTCCCCATCCTCACCCACAACTACATGGACCCCGGCCCCTACATCGGCACCGGCTTCGTGTGCAACTACGACCCCGAGACCAAGGTGGACAACTGCTCCTTGCAGCGCATCTGGGTAAAAAGCCCCCGGCGCACCGGCTACTGGCCGGCGGTGACCAGCCACAGCATGCAGAACATCTGGAAGTGGTGGGGCGCGGGCAAGGACATGCCGGTGGCCATCTGGATCGGCCATCACCCGGCGGGCATCTCCGGAGCCCAATCGCGCCTGGCCTATCCCGAGAGCCACTACCCCTCCATGGGCGGGGTCATGGGCGAGGCGGTCAAGCTGGTGCCCAGCGAGCTGTTCGGCGAGGACATCATGGTCCCGGCCGACGCCGAGATGGTCATCGAGGGCTACGTGCCCCGCGAAGTGTTCGAGGCCGAGGGGCCCTTCGGCGAATACCCCGGCTACATCGGCCCCCAGCGCCCCAGCCCGGTCATCGACGTCAAGTGCGTCACCTACCGCAAGGACGCCATCTACCACGGCCTGGGCGTGGGCCTGGCCGACCACCTGGTGCTTCTGGGCAACTTCCCCCTGGAGGCGCGCATCTACAACGTGGTCAAGAGCGTGGTGCCCGAGGTGATGAACGTGTTCGTGCCCATCTCCGGGCGGCGCAACCACGTCTACGTGCAGGTCAAGAAGACCCGGCCCGGCATCGGCAAGGAGGTCATCATGGCCACCCTGCCCTGCGACAGCCGCTTGAAGCACGTGTTCGTCATCGACGAGGACATGGACCTGTTCAATGAGAGCGACGTGATGTGGTCCATCGCCTACCGCAGCCAGTGGGACCGCGACCTGGTGGTGGTGGAGGGCGCGGCGGTGTTCCCGCTGGACCCCAGCGTCCCCTCGCCGGGCAACATCGGCACCCGGGGCGGCATCGACGCCACCATGCCGCCGCCCATCGGCAACGGGCTGCCCCGCTTCTATCAGATGGTCAACAAGACTCCCGACGAGGTGGCGGCGGCCATCCAGCTCGAGGACTTCGTGGACCCCGGCCTGTTGGGCAACTACCCCTCCTCCTCCTAG
- a CDS encoding MFS transporter, giving the protein MERGGYYRWVLMGAALCVKMVISIYQYSWFLFAFTINRQEGWSLEQLGLTFTVFILAATLVQPFSGLYADAAGPRRPCLMASFLVGAGMLAASYTTGPWELCLFYGLGGLGVGALNGISTATALKWFPRKRGLATGVVEFGFGAGTLLFNFFLQDSLELIGWRETFWYLSLAMAAMLLPLTLLYSYPPRDWERRMGGPARTSRAAAVQYRTARMAATPQWQIIYLGFTLIIATVLMFASHLKMIAQEFGITGSLFALVMVAFPLGNGFSRIVGGVASDYLGRERTMLLFFSLLGLCLLALGLFGGLPWLFVTVVFLAGLLGGAPFVIYAAVVGDYFGADNATANWGLTITGKAWAGLIAGWFSGWLVSLSGTYQTPLLVLALCCFVAAGLASPRVLKAPVPPGRGAAAVSAES; this is encoded by the coding sequence ATGGAGCGCGGCGGTTATTATCGCTGGGTGCTGATGGGCGCGGCGCTGTGCGTCAAGATGGTCATCAGCATCTACCAGTACTCCTGGTTTCTGTTCGCCTTCACCATAAACCGGCAAGAAGGCTGGTCCCTGGAGCAACTGGGCCTCACCTTCACGGTGTTCATCCTGGCCGCCACCCTGGTGCAGCCCTTTTCCGGGCTATACGCCGACGCCGCCGGTCCCCGGCGCCCCTGCCTGATGGCCTCCTTTTTGGTGGGCGCGGGCATGCTGGCCGCCTCCTACACCACCGGCCCCTGGGAGCTGTGCCTGTTCTACGGCCTGGGCGGCCTGGGGGTGGGGGCCCTCAACGGCATCTCCACCGCCACCGCCCTGAAGTGGTTTCCCCGCAAGAGAGGCCTGGCTACTGGGGTGGTGGAGTTCGGCTTCGGCGCGGGTACCTTGTTGTTCAACTTCTTTCTCCAGGACAGCCTGGAGCTGATTGGCTGGCGGGAAACTTTTTGGTATCTGTCCCTGGCCATGGCCGCGATGCTTTTGCCCCTGACCCTGCTATACTCATATCCTCCGAGGGATTGGGAGCGTCGGATGGGGGGCCCGGCGCGGACGTCCAGGGCGGCCGCGGTCCAATACCGGACGGCGCGCATGGCGGCCACCCCCCAGTGGCAAATTATCTACCTGGGCTTTACCCTTATAATCGCCACGGTGTTGATGTTCGCCTCGCACCTGAAGATGATCGCCCAGGAATTCGGCATTACGGGCTCCCTGTTCGCCCTGGTGATGGTGGCCTTTCCCCTGGGCAACGGCTTCAGCCGCATCGTGGGCGGGGTGGCCTCGGACTACCTGGGCCGCGAAAGGACCATGCTGCTGTTCTTCAGCCTGCTGGGCCTGTGCCTGCTGGCCCTGGGCCTGTTCGGAGGGCTGCCCTGGCTGTTCGTCACGGTGGTGTTCTTGGCCGGTCTGTTGGGGGGTGCGCCCTTCGTGATCTACGCGGCCGTGGTGGGCGATTACTTCGGGGCCGACAACGCCACGGCCAACTGGGGCCTGACCATAACCGGCAAGGCCTGGGCCGGGCTCATCGCCGGGTGGTTCAGCGGCTGGCTGGTGTCTCTGTCGGGCACCTATCAGACGCCCCTGTTGGTGTTGGCCCTGTGCTGCTTCGTGGCGGCGGGGCTGGCCAGCCCCCGGGTGCTCAAGGCCCCGGTGCCGCCGGGGCGCGGCGCGGCCGCGGTTTCGGCCGAGTCATGA
- a CDS encoding UbiX family flavin prenyltransferase yields MADNAKPIIVGITGASGVIYGVRLLEVLKQLGYETHLIMSDAARLNLTIETKYHPKQVEGLADKVYPVGDMAAAVSSGSFLTEGMVIAPCTIKTLSAVANSFNYNLIVRAADVCLKERRRVVLMVRETPLHAGHLRLMTQAVEIGATILPPIPAYYHGPQSIADLIDQSVGKVLDCFGIQHQLFRRWS; encoded by the coding sequence ATGGCGGATAACGCCAAACCGATCATCGTGGGAATCACCGGAGCCAGCGGAGTCATCTATGGGGTGCGCCTGCTGGAGGTGCTCAAACAGCTGGGATACGAGACCCATCTCATCATGAGCGACGCCGCCCGGCTGAACCTGACCATAGAGACCAAGTACCACCCCAAGCAGGTGGAGGGCCTGGCCGACAAGGTGTACCCGGTGGGCGACATGGCCGCCGCGGTTTCCAGCGGCTCCTTTCTCACCGAGGGCATGGTCATCGCGCCCTGCACCATCAAGACGCTCTCGGCGGTGGCCAATTCCTTCAACTACAACCTCATCGTGCGCGCCGCCGACGTGTGCCTCAAGGAGCGCCGCCGGGTGGTGCTCATGGTGCGCGAGACCCCGCTGCACGCCGGGCACCTTCGGCTCATGACCCAGGCGGTGGAGATCGGGGCCACCATCCTGCCGCCCATCCCGGCCTATTATCACGGGCCCCAGAGCATTGCCGACCTCATCGACCAGAGCGTGGGCAAGGTGCTGGACTGTTTCGGCATACAACATCAACTGTTCCGGCGCTGGTCCTAG
- a CDS encoding Rid family detoxifying hydrolase — translation MSKAKTVTAQNAPAAVGPYSHACWAGDLLFVSGQLGLDPATGALAEGGVEAQARQAMANFAAVLKAAGLGWSQVVKTTIFLQDMADFPAVNQIYAEHFSAEEGYPARACVQVAKLPVGGLVEVEGVVYAG, via the coding sequence ATGAGCAAAGCCAAGACCGTTACCGCGCAAAACGCGCCCGCCGCCGTGGGGCCCTATAGTCACGCCTGTTGGGCGGGCGATCTGTTGTTCGTCTCGGGCCAGTTGGGCCTGGACCCGGCCACCGGCGCCCTGGCCGAGGGCGGGGTGGAGGCCCAGGCCCGGCAGGCCATGGCCAACTTCGCGGCGGTGCTCAAGGCCGCCGGCCTGGGCTGGAGCCAGGTGGTCAAGACCACCATCTTTTTGCAGGACATGGCCGACTTCCCGGCGGTGAACCAGATTTACGCCGAGCATTTCTCGGCCGAGGAAGGCTATCCCGCCCGGGCCTGCGTGCAGGTGGCCAAGCTGCCCGTGGGCGGCCTGGTGGAGGTGGAAGGCGTGGTATACGCGGGCTAG
- a CDS encoding GntR family transcriptional regulator, which yields MDPREIFEDLKQRVISLDIEPEANLNLSDLASFYGVSRTPVKEAIIYLEAEDWVYRNGSHFTVSPLTLDRMRDTTEIRLMLEVEANLLAMRRMTPAILATLDGILAEISDLDKVQDNEELSRLDTEFHRVLYQATGNKQLAALLERMLSGYLRFWRSRPHNIMSGSFFHQAQEIIQAIKDQNESKLRELSVAHIKQSLNAIMGMY from the coding sequence GTGGATCCTAGAGAAATATTCGAAGACCTCAAGCAACGGGTCATCAGCCTGGACATCGAGCCGGAGGCCAATCTGAACCTGAGCGATCTGGCCTCCTTCTACGGGGTCAGCCGCACGCCGGTCAAGGAAGCCATCATCTACCTGGAGGCCGAGGACTGGGTATATCGCAACGGCAGCCACTTCACGGTCAGTCCCCTTACCCTGGACCGCATGCGCGACACCACCGAGATCCGCCTGATGCTGGAGGTGGAGGCCAACCTGCTGGCCATGCGGCGCATGACCCCGGCCATCCTGGCCACCCTGGACGGCATCCTGGCCGAGATCTCCGACCTGGACAAGGTGCAGGACAACGAGGAGCTATCGCGCCTGGACACCGAATTCCACCGCGTGCTCTACCAGGCCACGGGCAACAAGCAGCTGGCCGCCCTCCTGGAACGCATGCTCTCCGGCTATCTGCGCTTTTGGCGCTCCCGTCCCCACAACATCATGAGCGGCAGTTTTTTCCACCAGGCCCAGGAGATAATCCAGGCCATCAAGGACCAGAACGAGTCCAAGCTGCGCGAGTTGAGCGTGGCCCATATTAAGCAGTCGCTCAACGCCATCATGGGCATGTACTAG
- the ilvD gene encoding dihydroxy-acid dehydratase, translating into MKPRSQKILARPEWSKMRALYKSMGYSDYDLERPLIGIANSWNRVVPGHYNLRRVSEYVQQGIRQAGGTPVEFGVIAACDGLANGHDGMHYILPSRDLIANDIEIMIQAHRLDAVVLLGSCDKIVPGMLMAAARLDLPAILVVGGPMAGGCEFDGRPSDTTSLVEAMGMLSRGKISEEELYRLEDAVAPTCGSCSFLGTANTMCCLAEGLGLSLPGSATIPAYFADRLRAAQEAGRRIVAMVEEDLTARQIITPASLANAMRLSSAIGGSTNTVLHLPAVAYEAGFELSMADIQRLAKETPHLAKMNPAAPQNLGDFHAAGGVPAVLKRLLPLLDGNTLTVTGQTLAQNLASVQIQEHPMLRGLDDPWEVGGGLAVLRGNLAPRTGITKPAAIKPEMRVFKGKARCFDCEEEANQAILADQVGPGEVVVIRYEGPKGGPGMREMYKAMKLLYGKGLALSTAVVTDGRFSGTNNGCFVGHVSPEAAEGGPLALVADGDQITIDIPAGRLHLAVSDEELARRKAAWQAPPRKFTSGYLAVYARLASSADQGAVIRHRD; encoded by the coding sequence ATGAAACCACGCAGCCAAAAAATCCTGGCCCGGCCCGAATGGTCCAAGATGCGCGCCCTGTACAAGTCCATGGGCTACAGCGACTACGACCTGGAACGGCCCCTGATCGGCATAGCCAACTCCTGGAACCGGGTGGTGCCCGGCCACTACAACCTGCGCCGGGTGTCGGAGTACGTGCAGCAAGGCATCCGCCAGGCCGGGGGCACCCCGGTGGAGTTCGGGGTCATCGCCGCCTGCGACGGTCTGGCTAACGGCCACGACGGCATGCACTACATCCTGCCCAGCCGCGACCTCATCGCCAACGACATCGAGATCATGATTCAGGCCCACCGCCTGGACGCGGTGGTGCTGTTGGGCTCCTGCGACAAGATCGTGCCCGGCATGCTCATGGCCGCCGCCCGCCTGGACCTGCCGGCCATCCTGGTGGTGGGCGGGCCCATGGCCGGGGGCTGCGAATTCGACGGGCGGCCCAGCGACACCACTTCCCTGGTGGAGGCCATGGGCATGCTCAGCCGGGGCAAGATCAGCGAGGAGGAGCTGTACCGCCTGGAAGACGCGGTGGCCCCCACCTGCGGCTCCTGCTCCTTTTTGGGCACCGCCAACACCATGTGCTGCCTGGCCGAAGGCCTGGGCCTGAGCCTGCCGGGCAGCGCCACCATCCCCGCCTATTTCGCCGACCGTTTGCGCGCGGCCCAGGAAGCGGGGCGGCGCATCGTGGCCATGGTGGAGGAGGATCTCACCGCCCGCCAAATCATCACCCCCGCCTCCCTGGCCAACGCCATGCGGCTGAGCAGCGCCATCGGCGGCTCCACCAACACGGTGTTGCACCTGCCGGCGGTGGCCTACGAGGCCGGGTTCGAACTGAGCATGGCCGATATCCAGCGCCTGGCCAAGGAGACTCCCCACCTGGCCAAGATGAACCCCGCCGCTCCCCAAAACCTGGGCGACTTCCACGCGGCGGGCGGGGTGCCGGCGGTGCTCAAGCGCCTGCTGCCCCTGCTGGACGGCAACACCCTCACGGTCACCGGGCAAACCCTGGCCCAAAACCTGGCAAGCGTCCAGATTCAGGAGCACCCCATGCTGCGCGGCCTGGACGACCCCTGGGAGGTGGGTGGCGGGCTGGCGGTGCTCCGAGGCAACCTGGCCCCCCGCACCGGCATCACCAAGCCGGCGGCCATCAAGCCCGAGATGCGCGTGTTTAAGGGCAAGGCCCGCTGCTTCGACTGCGAGGAGGAAGCCAACCAGGCCATCCTGGCCGACCAGGTGGGGCCGGGCGAGGTGGTGGTGATCCGCTACGAGGGGCCCAAGGGCGGTCCGGGCATGCGCGAGATGTACAAGGCCATGAAGCTGCTCTACGGCAAGGGCCTGGCCCTGAGCACGGCGGTGGTCACCGACGGGCGTTTCTCGGGCACCAACAACGGCTGCTTCGTGGGCCACGTCTCACCAGAGGCGGCCGAGGGCGGTCCCTTGGCCCTGGTGGCCGACGGCGACCAGATTACGATCGACATCCCGGCGGGCCGCCTGCACCTGGCGGTGAGCGACGAGGAACTGGCCCGGCGCAAGGCCGCCTGGCAGGCCCCGCCGCGCAAATTCACCAGCGGCTACCTGGCCGTCTACGCCCGCCTGGCCTCCTCGGCCGACCAGGGGGCGGTCATTCGCCACCGAGACTGA
- a CDS encoding 4-hydroxyphenylacetate 3-hydroxylase family protein has product MALKTGKQYLESVADLKLEAHMLGRKSGDLGEHGLVQPSQKAVAFTFDAAHDPATRDLFCVESSLCKAEINRFTHLHQSAEDLVNKVKMQRYCGAGTACCFQRCVGLDAANAIYSTTFECDQKHGTDYHQRFKDYWSWIQQNDLVVDGAMTDPKGDRGKRPKDQVDPDLFLRVKERRPGGVVISGAKLHQTGMLNSHEILVMPTLTMRPGEEAWAVCCAVPTNAEGVRYIYGRQASDTRKLEADPLDVGNPFGGQEVMTVFEDVFVPDERVFLDGEVDFSGTLVERFASYHRQSYGGCKVGVGDALIGATALIAQMNGVAGASHIKDKIVEMIHLNETIFSCGIACSATGEATAAGNYLVNLLLANVCKLNVTRFPYELARLATDVAGGLLGTMPSAADLNDPVAGPYIKKYLAANPDFPVVDRMKVLRLIENLVAGAGAVGYLIESMHGAGPPTAQRIMIGRQADLEQKVARVKNMLGLV; this is encoded by the coding sequence GTGGCCCTTAAAACCGGCAAACAATATCTGGAGTCAGTGGCGGACCTTAAGCTGGAAGCCCACATGCTGGGCCGCAAATCCGGCGACCTGGGCGAACACGGCCTGGTCCAGCCTTCGCAAAAGGCGGTGGCCTTCACCTTTGACGCGGCCCACGACCCGGCCACCCGCGACCTTTTTTGCGTGGAGTCCTCCCTGTGCAAGGCCGAGATCAACCGCTTCACCCACCTGCACCAAAGCGCCGAGGACCTGGTGAACAAGGTGAAGATGCAGCGCTACTGTGGCGCGGGCACCGCCTGCTGTTTTCAGCGCTGCGTGGGCCTGGACGCGGCCAACGCCATCTACAGCACCACCTTTGAGTGCGACCAAAAGCACGGGACCGACTATCACCAGCGCTTCAAGGATTACTGGAGCTGGATTCAGCAGAACGACCTGGTGGTGGACGGGGCCATGACCGACCCCAAGGGCGACCGGGGCAAGCGGCCCAAGGACCAGGTGGACCCGGACCTGTTCCTTCGGGTCAAGGAGCGCCGCCCGGGGGGCGTGGTCATTTCCGGGGCCAAGCTGCACCAGACCGGCATGCTCAACTCCCACGAGATCTTGGTGATGCCCACCCTGACCATGCGGCCGGGCGAGGAGGCCTGGGCGGTGTGCTGCGCGGTGCCCACCAATGCCGAGGGCGTGCGCTACATCTACGGGCGCCAGGCCAGCGACACCCGCAAGCTGGAGGCCGACCCCCTGGACGTGGGCAATCCCTTTGGCGGCCAGGAGGTGATGACCGTCTTTGAGGACGTGTTCGTGCCCGACGAGCGGGTGTTCCTGGACGGCGAGGTGGATTTCTCCGGCACCCTGGTGGAGCGCTTCGCCTCCTACCACCGCCAGAGTTACGGCGGCTGCAAGGTGGGGGTGGGCGACGCCCTCATCGGGGCCACCGCGCTCATCGCCCAGATGAACGGGGTGGCCGGGGCCAGCCACATCAAGGACAAGATCGTGGAGATGATCCACCTCAACGAGACCATCTTCTCCTGCGGCATCGCCTGCTCGGCCACCGGCGAGGCCACGGCGGCGGGCAACTACCTGGTCAACCTGCTGTTGGCCAACGTGTGCAAGCTCAACGTGACCCGCTTCCCCTACGAGCTGGCCCGCCTGGCCACCGACGTGGCCGGGGGCCTGTTGGGCACCATGCCCTCGGCGGCCGACCTCAACGACCCGGTGGCCGGGCCCTACATCAAGAAGTACCTGGCCGCCAACCCCGACTTCCCGGTGGTGGACCGCATGAAGGTGCTGCGGCTCATCGAGAACCTGGTGGCCGGGGCCGGGGCAGTGGGCTACTTGATCGAGTCCATGCACGGGGCCGGGCCGCCCACCGCCCAGCGCATCATGATCGGCCGCCAGGCCGACCTCGAGCAAAAGGTGGCCCGGGTAAAAAACATGCTGGGCCTGGTCTAG